Proteins from one Chanodichthys erythropterus isolate Z2021 chromosome 15, ASM2448905v1, whole genome shotgun sequence genomic window:
- the eif1 gene encoding eukaryotic translation initiation factor 1 produces the protein MSAIQNLQTFDPFADATKGDDRLPAGTEDYIHIRIQQRNGRKTLTTVQGIADDYDKKKLVKAFKKKFACNGTVIEHPEYGEVIQLQGDQRKNICQFLTDIELAKEEQLKVHGF, from the exons ATGTCCGCTATCCAGAACCTCCAAACTTTTG ACCCCTTTGCTGATGCAACTAAGGGTGATGATCGGCTCCCAGCTGGGACAGAGGACTACATCCACATAAGAATTCAACAGCGGAACGGGCGGAAGACTCTGACCACGGTTCAGGGCATAGCCGATGACTATGATAAAAAGAAGCTAGTCAAGGCCTTCAAGAAG AAATTTGCCTGCAATGGGACTGTGATTGAGCACCCTGAGTATGGTGAAGTAATTCAGCTGCAAGGTGATCAGCGGAAGAACATTTGCCAGTTTCTTACTGAT ATTGAACTGGCCAAAGAGGAGCAGCTCAAAGTCCACGGGTTCTAG